Genomic window (Danio rerio strain Tuebingen ecotype United States chromosome 24, GRCz12tu, whole genome shotgun sequence):
TTggaatattatttctgaaaacaagacaatatgtttcaCTTGTCTAGAAATGCTttatgatttaagaatttttagatatttggactagaaagaagataaaaattctcaaatctaagtaagaaatacattttttgctGTGTTGTTCATGAAATagagattaaaattgtttctAAACTGATTAAAAAAGTGAATTTCTTTTTGGTTTTAAGAGTACGTAATAACACTTTATAAAGCCTGTTTTATTGGTTTTATGGGTCTGATTCCTTTCTCACCACAAGCAAAGTGTTCCAGAGTTCGTTTTCAACCAAGTCAGGACCACATATTTCAGGTGATCTCAGACTGATTGTTTTTAGTGTAGATCTGAGTGTGATTGCCGTGTCCACATATTCCTAAATAAACCAAGCTGAGGCCAAAACACGGTAAGGTTCCAAACAACAAgccaggtgtgaaagcaccctgagtttAGAATATTactggatgttttttttatacagaaCCTCTTCTAAGTCAAAACACAAAGGGTTTAtttctcagttcatgacccctttcaTTTCATATATTCTGTAGGAAACTCTGTGCATTTTAAATATCAGCAAAAATAACATTGATGAGTTATGGGATTTGGCTCCTCTCAGAAAAATGACCCATCTTTTTGCTGCCGATAACCAGCTACATGACATACAGGtaaattaatttttcttttcttttttcaataaataaaggTTCTTTAACACAGCGAAGTACTGTTTACTGAAAAAAgattatgtctgcaaaattgttgcaaacaatttatatgtgttgaatttaaacaaataaaatttagtaatcattcattcattttttttaaagggcttcgtccctttattaatcttgggttgccacagcagaatgaaccgccaacttatctagcaatgggtttttgtcccattgacttcTGATATAACAACAATTTCTAATTGCAAAGACATGACGctaaataatcatgcattcttaatTATTAGTGTTTTTCCTTTTGGTGAGAtgcaaaatttacattttttagtcaatcatcagttggcaccattaaccctttagatatgCCTATGCAAAAAGGTTTCTGACCTTTATATGGAATTCTATGGAGTAAAAAACAAATTGTGTCTGTGCATAAATACACTCTGTTCTGATTactgagctgcttattttttattttctcaaacatatcaaggtaagtgcacaaaggtctctctcacacactcacacatactatactctatatatatatatataacaataaaattttaagccagaaactaagctttttttttgcactgcaactgatgatcaactctaaaaaaaatacagttttacctCTTTCCCACAGGGATAAcctgcaacaataaaaaaatgccaaatggctttgcaatcaaaaaatgtcattataacggaagtcaatggggcaaaaacaaccTTGAACATACCAAAAGGGTAGTAAATATGAGTATATTGTTGAATTTTTAGaatattttcaaagcattttcccaaaatttcaaaataagatttgtcattaAAAGTAATTTCATTTGCTTAAACACAGAGAGAGTTGtgaccaaattaagactcaaaatcacctaaGGGTGGATGAAACATCCtaaacagcacataagggttaaaacatacaaaatacaaagtgtaatttttcaagtttttgttatgtttaaacATGACAACCTTGTGTGTTCCTATGAAGTATGAAATGATATTGGTAAAGCGGTGTAAAAAACCTAATCCTCCAAATCCTTCCAGAAGTCTCTGGACTTGCAcaaggtcagaattattcaacAAATCAGCGGGCCGGTCTCCAGGGACAGCTTCTGCTGACAATTTAAACAAGCACAAGTTTTCCTCTTTCCTTAGTGCACAGATTTTCCTCTGAAATACACTCAGTGCCCCTTATAACCTCAGCCTTGTATTAAAAACCCATTTGAGGCAAACATTTAGCGAAACTAAAGCTGAGAAGTAACCTGGAAAAGAGATTTTCCAACTTACTCATTTAGTGACTAAAAGAAACACTTCCCGCTGCCTTGTCAAGCATTTCGGTAACTTTGTTCAACAGCATAAAAGACAATCCTCTGAGCAACTGCCACCGATAATAGCGATCCATGTGTCAGAGGAAGCTTTCGTGTTTAGCAGATATCTTCTTTAATTTATACAACCCCTTTGCCACTATTGATTCAGCGACGACAGCACCCAAAGGATCAATTCCATCCTTACGCAGTTTGGTCCAATTCCAGTGGAAACATTATGGATTTTTAAAATAGATTATGACAGGCAGTCAGCCGAGTGACAAATGGGTACTGCAGAAGCTGTTAGTGGCGCACGTCCAGACAGTGCAGATAGGGATCGAAGCGCTGGTCAAATACAGGTTCATAACTGGCCATCATTAACCCAACGCAGGGCTGGAAAGAGCCCAGTCAGGGGTGCATTCAGCACTCCTGCGCATGGGAGGGCAATTTGGCGCTGGGCAGTTCCCAGCCAAGCCCTCAGAGTGACAGACCTGACACGATCATTTATCAAAGCCTGAGAGCGCGCTGCTCGCCGGGGTCCCTCTAGAGCTGATTGCACACGGACTGAAAAGTGGAAGCATTTTAGTTGAGACAGGAAGGCAATGAACAATCAGAGCGTGTCCAGAGAGTATTCATATTTCCAGCCTGGATTAATGTGTCCTTAGATAAACATACACTGCAGGCAACATGCTTGAGGACTACTGCCCTGGGGAACTTGTTAGTCACGCAGtccgagtgacagtatttattaaaacaagctgatGTCTTGTTTATACTTTTAGCGTTGCACATTTTTAGTCACATTTGTTTATGGCCTTCTTGTTTTAAATACAAGGTTCTGATTATTTTAATCGTACATCTTTTGTAAATCTGGAAACATCACTGTTTTTTAGGTTTCTGCAGAGTGCTAATATTAGTTTGAAACATTTGGTGAAGATCTGCTCATTTTTGTCTGTATAGCTGATCTGAAGTGattaaagtaaaatgtaattCCTTTATTTATGCTTTCAGGAGTTAGAGACGGTGTTCAGCCAATGGTTTAAACTGCGCCTTCTGGATCTGAGTAGAAATCCTGTGTGTCACAAACCTAAATACAGGGACAGACTAATAACTGTTTGCAAATTTCTAGGTGAGAAATAACCTTgctatttacaattttaattgtaattatttatggTAAAATAATCACTGACTTCGTAAATGATACAGCTTGTTGGATTTTtcattatataattaaattatttgaattggatttttattataataaatatttcatttttattttattaattttctcaacatttaattaatttacttttttttaaatgtaatttaatgaatacattttatatttaataaaaaaatatatataaacataataaataagtaatactTTTACATTTGTATTGGTGTTGTGGTTATGAGTtttacatacaattgaagtcagaattattagcccccctttgaatttttttttcctttttagatatttccaaaattatgtttaacagaacatggaaattttcacagtatttctgataataattttttcttattatttgttttatttccgctagaataaaagcagtttttaatttttttaaaggtaaaatttttttttttaacattttaaggtagaaattattagcccctttatattttttgatagtctacagaacaaaccatcgttatacagtaacttgcctaattaacctaacctgcctagttaacctaattagcctagttaagcctttaaatgtcagtttaagctatatagaagtgtcttgaaaatatatagtaaaatattatttactgtcatcatggcaaagacaaaatgaaTCAgtattagatatgagttattaaaactattatgtttagaaatgtgttgaaacagtctccgttaaacagaaatgtaaCTAAACTTctaaataaacaagggggctaataattctgacttgaactgtaatTACATATTTATACTATATTTTCTTGATATTTACATGCCCTCTGTagcttttaagttttatttaattatttagaagatgtaattacagaaacatgcgcaattttaattatttttattcttgatATTTAGATGACCTTGATgggaaacaaataaatgagctGTCCAGGCAGTTTCTAATCAATTGGAAAGCCTCAAAAGATGCAAAGAAGAAACCAGAGGATGGAAAAGACAACAAACTACAAGTGGCAAACCAACTTTCAAGTATTAATATTtgctgaataaataataattagatttaaatatatctaaatatatatatatttttaaatatatttagatattgtaatattgtttatataaatatctaaatatttgtttatattcattatcttttgtttattttcatattcaCTTACATTTAGACAACACCATGTTTATACTTTATAAGAATTTAGTAAACAGTATTTAGTGGAATAACGCTGCTTTttaatcacaacaaatgaaaacaatttGTTATTCTATCCAATTGTCATTTGGAAGGAATGTTATCAGACTTTTATAGAATGAAGCAAATAAAGCcgataaataaatccatataaactAAGAATTGTGAAGAATATAGGAATgtgtatgtataaatacacaattgtttttttaaataccacTTTACACTGTAGAATTTTTATTACAGATAAAATATGTTCTTTATATGTCATTATTATCTCTTttgaatttgcaaaaaaaaaactgtattaaattctattatttacagtaatttacactTCCACAATTATATTTCTCTTTCTAACAGTCAAGGAATCGTATATTCTGCTATTGTATTTTATCTGCATGTCACCAAGTACACCTCGCATGTCTCTTGTGTCAGTTCTATTACAATGACTACAATGACTAACCTGTGTTTAGCTTCAGCTGATTTTCACTTGGGTCCCCAACATCCTTCTGTCCGAGAGCGCAGCAGCTCTTTGAGTAAGCCGTCAGAAAATGAAAAGCCTGGCGTTACATTTCGGACAGACCAAATTCAAGCTGACAGCAGAGGAAGAGGGTACAGTATGAACGATCCCAATTTCTATCGTGCTTAAAAGACTTTTTATGtttactaataattaattatttatttagatattcagtaaattgttgtttttactttgtttgtttatcatgttatatattagtatttttataagGTAAACattgttttgagtgtgtgttcgACGCATTGTGCTGCAATACCCTGTCCTgtcaaattttaaaaactaaactaaactaagatatatgtttttattaaacatttaaattacaaCTCATCTTAAATTATATAAAAGGAATGCTTTAAGAGTAATGTGACATGTAACTGTTCATTTGCTGCCTTCAGACATGCTGGGAAAAAAGCCTGCTATTTGTCAAGTTGTTTGACTTTTATTCTTCCCACTCATGCAAATAAACAGCTTTCTCTTTTAGTACTGGCCTGAGGTTAAGCATTCTATGCTGGGCTGTGTAATGACTGCAAAAATCCTTTGATGTCTTGCATCTTAAATGCGTTAATCctttcatttctgtttttttttatcagcctCTAAAATGTATACATGAATTGCTGaagaaaatacaataaatatgagCTGAATGTTTTGTACTTGTAAGAAAGAGCATGAGTAATACTAATGTATGAGTAATAGGAATGATAATGCTGAATGACAGTTGTTTAATGCCCTAATTAGCTGTTTACTGTGTTATTGTAGGGGTCCAGTAGCAGTCATTATTTAAAGAAGCATGTTTTAGACAGTGTGTGCCATGATTTTATGTTCTTAGTTAGTTTTTATAAGTAATACACAATTCAAAATCATGCTTTAGATACTTTATGGTAATCtacaatgtttaatttaaattttttatgtattttgttatATTCACAGGACAAGAGGAGATTCCAGTACCGAATGGCAATCTCTGAAAATATGAAGCTTTATCGAAGTCCTTTTGGcttcaaatatttaactcaaaaACTCAATCAATAAGCTTGCggtatgtgtgtgtgaagattTATGCTGaatactttttaagaaaaagaagCTCTGCCACTTATATAAAATGTGAATAATggcttaaattttatttatttgacaagtctTTTACACTGCCTTATTTGCAATTCTGACAGTTCTGTTTGAAAATACCTGtctgtgtttttaataaatttacattttaaggaATATTGTTTAAATACTatcatgttttacacaacatttctggaatgtaataataaacatttaagatATTTAGATTAGTATTGTtagttaaatatcaattaatttcCCCAGTCAGAATAGGTCATAACAAAATCAAAGTGAAATTTTACTTGTCAAATGAAAATTAATTGTGAAATTGCAAACTGCacactttataaatatatataatgcctttatttgtcatttgcacgttctgtattttaattatatttgatCAAGTATAAAATATCTTACAATAGTCAAAGTAGCAATCCAATATTACTGCATCATGCTTTAATTTATATTTCAAATGAGTcgtttatttttaaacttgtaACTGTATATTTATCTTTCAGATTTAGAATTGTATGTGCGGGGAATAAGGATTAATTTCAACTTGCGCATTATCCATTAGCTTTATCAACATCATTACGTTATAGACTGGAAAAGTAGCGCAACATATGAAATATAAAACTGATTGTATAATAATGTTTGGACATATAGAATACGCGCTGAGTACAGTAACGCACGAATTTATTTTCAGCGTGAGACTAATATCTAAACCAGGGTAGGCTAAAACCTCTGAAAGATGTAGAGTAATTAGACAGAGAAGCTTACTTAACCTCATTTGCTCTGCTTCATAATTATTGGCCCGGGGGCAATACTGTTACTTCATCCttacaaaaacaatgtttattaAGAACAGTCTCAGATATACATGTTATGAATAATTCCATTCATTAATTCTCCGTTTGCGGAAAACAGAATGATTAATTTAGGAGTCTCACAAGAATTTCCTCAAGCATGCCAGTTGATTGCAGTGTTTAGAGTTTATTTATTGGCTTTGTCCCAGGAAATAGGGCTGATGTCTGATTAAATCTAATATTAAAATATCGTTTTAAATAAGAGTGAATTGATAGCAGAGAGAATCCCAACGATCTATTTGATGGCTTGAAAAATATTGTTGTATCACAAAGCGCTTTTTCACCAGTCAAAGCCATTGCgtatttatttcttaaataaacaatattttagatAATATTGTGAAGTTGGGTTCTGTAAAGCAACTCTGGGGAGGACCAAAAATACTAGGCTACTTCTGGGGTCAGAAAATGGACTGCACCTCCTACCGACCGAAGCGCAGGGGAAAGTGTGGAGAACGGACGGCTCCAGTTGCCAGAGTTTTAAAGGCTTGTGATTAATTGCACCGGAGTGAAGCACTTGTCAGCTCTTTGTGTTCCCCGATAAATTAGAGGCTCCTGAGACTTTACGCAGTCATTCAGGTGAGGACACTGCGTGCGCACGGATATACACGCACCTTTTACGcccactgtatatatttttgaaacGAGAAGAGGACTATTCTTTTACACCAATTTTTTATCAAGCTGAGGAACTTTTCATGCCTTAATGTGTTTTTTAGAACATAACTTGAAACGATAAAACAGgtatgtgttttttatttcactACCTTTTAATGAAACCTCACTATTTAAAGTTTTGTATTAGAACTGTATGTTCTTGAAAAGATGTAATGACAGTAATAGGCGTCTATTAGTCTGTATTATTACTCGtttgtacttattttttattcgTTTTATTGCTGACCTTTAGTCTAATGATTAATTTTGCCCGCATTTTATTTTTCGGATTACTTAATTCGAACAAACGTTAACTTTTCTAATGGGtgtttttggcatattattaagaataaaaaaaaaagtgtacatttattcaacaatatatattttgatttaggTTAATAAGTGATTTCAATGGTTGGAAGACAGTCGATCCGTATGGATGGCACTGGTTCTGTGACAGTTATGGATGACAGTCCCGCGTCAAGCCCCAACTCGAGCCCTAGTCCTGACACGGACAGCCGGCGCGCAGAGGCCCTTTCCCGCTCCAGGTTGGTCCCGTCTAGTAGCCTCGGCGGCAGAGGGAGACCCGCGGCAGCCAATGCGGCGCGGGAGAGGAGTCGCGTACAGACGCTCAGACACGCGTTCCTCGAGCTACAGAGAACACTACCGTCGGTGCCACCGGACACCAAACTCTCCAAACTCGACGTCTTAATATTGGCGACCACATACATTGCGCATTTAACCAGAACCTTGCAAGAAGAGGGAGTGGAAGAAGATAACACAAAACAAGCTGAAGCTTTGAACTCACTCAAAGGCGATGGCTACTTACATCCTGTGAAAGTAAGTTTTTGGAAGTTGTCAAACATTTAAGGCTAATATAGGGCCTCAAAACATTACGTAACATTTAGAGTTTTAGGCTAATTAAACTGAGTCTGGAATTATTAAAGTTGAAATATATTACgcagtttaaaacagttgactaagttttgtatttttgttttgtcttgcagAAATGGCCAATGCGCTCAAGGTTATATATCGGTGCCACTGGTCAGTTCCTGGGTAACTCAAATGAAAATCAAGGGGCTTCTTCTTCATCGTCTCAAACATAGATCATTTGCACATAAGACTTTTGGAGGTAATGAAAAGTAAACGtaggttaaaaaaatgtatagttgCTGTTTTAGTAATTTTGTTGCAGAAATTGTTTGTAAAAAAGCAGAAAAGTCCGTTGATCATTATGTTGCCGAATAATTGTGCATattaatatattgtaattatttctaATATGTAAATAAGATTGTAATATTAAACAAGCTGTGTTTTTGTAACTGTGATGTATCTGCAGTTCTGTACTACTTTGTCTGAAATTCCGTGTGTTGGTTTTAATGAGCTGTCATGCTTGAGCTGTCGGCTATGCACTTTTCTGTTAAAACGTTTGCACTAAATGCATGTGTGAATAACTTAACATTCGTCATGTGAAGTGGACTGTCAGAATAGCAACAATAGCATCACCAACCCCTTTTCTCCTTCCTTccctcttttcttctttttcatgtCAATAGCAGTATGTggaatagtaaataaaataattcttaaaCTAAACCTATACTGATCTCTGATCTTATTTGTATCGTTGTTTGTCTAAACTAAATTCACAACGTGCAAATTCACAATACTTTACATGCATAGAAAATTTTTATTTCTAAGACTTTTCTGCGTTTTAATAGTTTTCATTTATGTTTCCTGCTCtgaaatttcagaagaaaacatatAGCCTGTATTAAAgatatttattaaaacttttaatcaTGAAAAGTCACTGAAACGTTTGTGGAAAGCACTAAATAATATTAACTCCCTGACACCTTTTGCAAGCCTTAAAAAGTACGTATTTGTTGTCTTAAGAAAAAAGTGATGTTTAAGCAACCCACATGAGGAAATCAAATTTCATTAGGATTCCAcctaataaaaatgcatttgtcaAGAAATCCATAAATAATAAACGTAAGATATGTGAAACACAGCTTATTCAGCAGATTCAAATTTATCTCACTAGCTGAAGCACACAAGACTGAAGTTTAGCCCAACACGCATGTGCAGATCCTACTAGGAAGTCCAGTTTAAAACGCGAAGTACGCATGCGCCACATCCTTTTCTTCCGAAGTGTGGAAGGAGCTGGTCACGCGAAGACACAGCAATAGAACTTAAGgtaaatgtattcaaattaatAAGTCTACTGATGCATTTTAGCAAACGTTAAAGCATAACTGCAGCTAGCTCAAAAACAGTACACGCTCTTTTTGTTAAATTTTGGGGTGGCCACGTGGTTACTGTAGCCTAGTCCGCACGCGCGTTGCATGGAGATTCTTACTTCATCCGGCTGCCTTTAATAGTAACTCGATTGCTACCTTGGCCGTTTGTAAGTGGAGGTTGAAAAGTATAAACTTCTTAATCGGTGCCAAACATTACTGTGAATCGTTAGTCACGACTCTAACATTTTTTTAAGATGACCACAATTGGGGTCTCTGAAATAAGAGTTTCTTTCCACAAAATAGTTTGCAGTCCAGCTCTTCCttttagaaaacaaatcattCCTAAAGTGCGCATTCGCACTGTTGCATtcacaaattatttttataaatttcttaAAATAGTGTGGCTTTATACAACATGGCTTTAGTTGACCGTATTTTTTAATAGCAGTGCAGTAAAGTTGAAGTTTTTCAATCACACCTAGTTTGAGTTGTTTGTCTTGACCACAGAGTGAAGACACGTGCTTTTATAGTATGTATTAAATTCCCTCTGGGACTGTGATCAATATTGTAAAGGAGTTTTTATACAAGTTGACATGATTATGGCAAATCGCGTTGTAATCATGACCTGTACTAGTAAAGGTTTTAAGTATCCCATGAGAACTGTAATATATCATTTTGGCAGGTTTGTGTCCCAGATCTAGTGATAAATTGCTCCTTTGCCATTTGCTCTGCTGTCGGCAGTACTGTGCTCTGTCCAGCACGGGGCTGCCGTCCCCTGTGTGGCCTAGCTGGTTTGGGAATGGTCTTGTATGACCTGGATTGGATAATCAGGGCTTTGGCTCACTTGGAGGTGCTGTGGTCTTGGTAAAGGTCCTGACCTTGAGTTGAGCTAGAGTCGCCCAGGCCTTTGTGCTGGCGTAGGAGGGTCTACTCTCAAGCTGCGTTACATGTGCCTTTTGACCTCTAGTTCATCAGTCATGTTTTTGAGGTGGAATTGAGTTTTTCATTTACTGGCTCATCCCTTGGTGCAGCTTATCAGTGGCACAAAATCAATAGTTGAAACACAAAACTGGTAATTAACGGTCATGTTTGGACTGCTTCTGTGCTAAAAGGAGGTAAAAGTCTGTTTTCTTGCTGATTAGGTCTGAATTGGAATAATTGAGTATAATTTCAGAATTGTCTGTTTTTGCAGACTTTCTGTACATTTGACATTTTACCTGCAGAGCTGAAGCTTGTTGCGTAatcaatttttgtttttacagaagGCAGATGATCATGGCTGCTGCCAATGGAAGGCATCATTGCAAAGGTAATGACCGTTAAATTGATCTTTTAACCTAAGAAATGTTTCTGGCACCAGAATTTTTGCCTAAAGCAATGATGAGTTCACATTTTTGCCGTTTACCCATCATACCAGATTGGGGTGCTGAAACTGTGACTTTCTGAAGCAAAAGCAGTGTGCTTCTACTATGAGACGATTTTATGGCTACATTCACATGCTACCTCTCACCTTCACCAGATTCAAGGATTCCCACTGGAAAAGGATGACATGAGAAATGCAGATAGACAAGGAAACGAATGGTAATGCTACACATTGTAAATGTGATAATCTATGCTTTTgggtgttttttaaatttttttatattgttgatttTACAATGATGAATATCACACTTTCGCCGTTTACCCATCAGACCAAATTGGGTTGCTGATACCGTGATGATCTGAAGTAACAGTGTTGACTAGCTTTTAGTTCATTTGAAATGcgttacattttaaaattgtttgcCTACTTCCTGCCTTTTTAGGTCCAAAGATTGCCACTATAAATGTGTAACATGTAAAAAGACTGGTAAGGTTAATATTTTTTGTATCAAAGTTAAATTGTCAAATTCTTGTTGCAATTATGAATATTGCACTTTCGCCGTTTATCCCATCAGACCAAATTTCATTTTTGTCTAGGTCTGCTTTCTCAGGTCCAATTACAAATGGGTAACAGgaagtgctaaataaataaaggctGGTAAGTTTCATATCTTTGTAccaaatttaaatttgtaaaatgctTGTTGCAATGATGAATATCACACTTTCGCCGTTTACCCATCAGACCAAATTGGGATGCTGATGCTGTGACAATCTGAAGCAACAGCAGAGTTGACTAACATGTAACCCATTTGAGATTTGAATAACATTAAGTTTTGTCTACTACTTCTGCTTTCTCAGGTCCAAAAATAGCCACTAGAAAAGTGAAACATAAGAACTAAAATAAGACTGGtaaggtttttgttttgtttgtttgttttgtttttgtgagaATGCTTGTTGCAATGATGAATATCACACTTTCGCCGTTTACCCATCAGACCAAATTGGATTGTTGATACTGTGACTATCTGAAGCATAAAGCAACAGCAGAACTGAACACTCAATGCTTTTTGAGAttattgaatttttcttttttgctctTCCAAATCAAAGGTGTGACTTGACAATCACATGAGAAGTGCAGATGAATAAAGGCGGTTTACTTTAAACtggtgaggttttttttttaattattttactaattatttttattattaatatttctttaaaCCTTGTGTTTTTAAATTGGCTTAAGCTTATTTGCTACAATACCTTGATTTTTATTCCTCTATGTGGGGTGCGTAGGTGTGCACAAAATTCAGGATCTGCTTGCGATGTTCCTCCAACTCAAGGTCCCGCTGGTTCAAGGAGTCCAGGTCATGGAGAGCACAGGGAAATGCTGCATCGGGTGGAAAGATGAGTGCTGAGGCTCCTGCATTCCCAAAACAAACATTCTTATTCCCAAACTCTCAATAACATTATCAAGAGCTTGATCttcactataaaataaaaatggtgcAAATGTACGTAATAAAATCATTCTTGAATAGAATTTGTTACAGAATCCCTGtggttttatttctttatttatgacTATACGAATAAAGGAGAAACAAACCATGTTTTAGGGTGACTGAACTCTCACACAGCAGTACTGCAATGACTGCATCTTCCTCCAAAACTTCTGTTCTCAGACTGAGTTTAGCGTGAGCTTGGGCCAGTGCAATCCTGTCAGGATAAGTAAATGTAAAGCATTTCTGCTgttattataaaatacatttaaagaccTTTTAGAGAACAAGAATGTGAATTACAACTTGGAATGCTTGCCAGATGGAAGTGACAGTGTTGgcaacattttaaatctttaatatgATCAAAAAGTCTCTCAATCAGTATGAAGACATGTTCTAGCTGCTGTTCCTTTTGAACAAACAACTTTAACACTATTGTCCATTGCAAATATTGTCGCTCAATTAAACTTGTTTACACAAGAAGCAAAAAAGTCAATGACTatattctgaaaaaaatatcaaatcaGTGTTAATGGTTCAAGTGAGAACAAATCTGAAAATTG
Coding sequences:
- the ppp1r42 gene encoding protein phosphatase 1 regulatory subunit 42 isoform X2 → MVRLTVHLIAKLGSHSKSSRSESFQQYLRKLTHLNFSDKNIEEIDDLSVCRNLTVLYLYDNQISQICNLGFASNLTHLYMQNNNISCIENLSSLHKLSKLFLGGNSITVVEGLEELKSLKELHVEGQKLPCGEKLAFDPHSISSLSETLCILNISKNNIDELWDLAPLRKMTHLFAADNQLHDIQELETVFSQWFKLRLLDLSRNPVCHKPKYRDRLITVCKFLDDLDGKQINELSRQFLINWKASKDAKKKPEDGKDNKLQVANQLSTSADFHLGPQHPSVRERSSSLSKPSENEKPGVTFRTDQIQADSRGRGYRQEEIPVPNGNL
- the ppp1r42 gene encoding protein phosphatase 1 regulatory subunit 42 isoform X1 codes for the protein MVRLTVHLIAKLGSHSKSSRSESFQQYLRKLTHLNFSDKNIEEIDDLSVCRNLTVLYLYDNQISQICNLGFASNLTHLYMQNNNISCIENLSSLHKLSKLFLGGNSITVVEGLEELKSLKELHVEGQKLPCGEKLAFDPHSISSLSETLCILNISKNNIDELWDLAPLRKMTHLFAADNQLHDIQELETVFSQWFKLRLLDLSRNPVCHKPKYRDRLITVCKFLDDLDGKQINELSRQFLINWKASKDAKKKPEDGKDNKLQVANQLSTSADFHLGPQHPSVRERSSSLSKPSENEKPGVTFRTDQIQADSRGRGTRGDSSTEWQSLKI
- the ppp1r42 gene encoding protein phosphatase 1 regulatory subunit 42 isoform X3, translated to MVRLTVHLIAKLGSHSKSSRSESFQQYLRKLTHLNFSDKNIEEIDDLSVCRNLTVLYLYDNQISQICNLGFASNLTHLYMQNNNISCIENLSSLHKLSKLFLGGNSITVVEGLEELKSLKELHVEGQKLPCGEKLAFDPHSISSLSELETVFSQWFKLRLLDLSRNPVCHKPKYRDRLITVCKFLDDLDGKQINELSRQFLINWKASKDAKKKPEDGKDNKLQVANQLSTSADFHLGPQHPSVRERSSSLSKPSENEKPGVTFRTDQIQADSRGRGTRGDSSTEWQSLKI
- the tcf24 gene encoding transcription factor 24 encodes the protein MVGRQSIRMDGTGSVTVMDDSPASSPNSSPSPDTDSRRAEALSRSRLVPSSSLGGRGRPAAANAARERSRVQTLRHAFLELQRTLPSVPPDTKLSKLDVLILATTYIAHLTRTLQEEGVEEDNTKQAEALNSLKGDGYLHPVKKWPMRSRLYIGATGQFLGNSNENQGASSSSSQT